A genomic stretch from Methylophilus medardicus includes:
- a CDS encoding outer membrane protein assembly factor BamE, whose amino-acid sequence MKFNFSSLLAKTAIVFMVASVTACVTGHSQSSSVKPVVFPTPKYSWIPEGAYVNMENLRKVNLGLAKQQVYALIDKPHFEEGFFNVTEWNYIFKLEKTKNNWLTCQFQLRFDDERRVSQLSWKREDCKNIVEQPAK is encoded by the coding sequence ATGAAATTCAATTTTTCATCCTTGCTCGCTAAAACAGCCATTGTATTCATGGTGGCTTCAGTCACTGCTTGTGTGACGGGGCATAGTCAGTCTTCCTCAGTCAAGCCGGTGGTTTTCCCCACGCCTAAGTACTCTTGGATCCCAGAGGGCGCATACGTCAATATGGAAAATCTCAGAAAAGTGAATTTGGGTTTAGCTAAGCAGCAGGTATACGCATTAATTGACAAACCACATTTTGAAGAAGGCTTTTTTAATGTCACTGAATGGAACTACATATTTAAACTGGAAAAAACTAAAAACAATTGGCTGACTTGCCAATTTCAACTCCGGTTTGATGATGAGAGGCGTGTCAGCCAATTATCTTGGAAGCGCGAGGATTGTAAGAACATTGTTGAGCAACCCGCAAAGTGA
- a CDS encoding flagellar protein FlaG, which translates to MSLPDPKRPQVAPESDAKWISDEDEEISGDALIDLPDSPKIDLMQLGVAVEALNDYVSPVLQNTHFAIAESDGCVVVMAINVETQTVMRYIPLEEVIAIGRSLERLRKLAFREK; encoded by the coding sequence ATGTCATTGCCTGATCCAAAGCGTCCTCAAGTAGCGCCTGAATCCGATGCGAAATGGATATCAGATGAGGATGAGGAGATCAGTGGTGATGCGCTGATCGATTTGCCAGATTCACCCAAGATAGATTTGATGCAACTTGGGGTGGCGGTAGAAGCGCTCAATGATTATGTTTCACCTGTTTTGCAAAATACTCATTTTGCTATCGCTGAGTCTGATGGTTGCGTGGTGGTGATGGCAATAAACGTCGAAACACAAACCGTGATGCGTTATATTCCGCTGGAAGAAGTGATTGCCATTGGTCGTTCATTAGAACGTCTTCGCAAGTTGGCTTTTCGCGAAAAGTAA